The following proteins are encoded in a genomic region of Sporichthya brevicatena:
- a CDS encoding amidohydrolase codes for MTIYAAVFRIGGRTPVMSVPLDPRMTDQMRDVRRDLHAHPELSGAEFRTTTLVADRLAAAGLAPTVLPGGTGLVCDLTPAGAAPGERPVTALRADLDALPLPDVKDVPYRSTVPDACHACGHDLHTAVLLGAGLVLAELRDTGALPRPVRLVFQPAEEAMWGARAAIEAGALDGVGRAVALHADPRLDVGRVGLRAGAITGAADFVLVRLTGPGGHTARPHLTADLVHALGVVATQTPALLARRFDPRAGLRLVWGRVAAGSAANAIPSGGELAGTVRCLDTATWDAAPDLLTGIVVALAEQHGVTAEVEVTRGVPPCVNDADVVDDLRVALTTEFGVDAVVATEQSLGGEDFAWFTRSVPGALVRLGTRGPGAPATDLHTSTFDVDEGALEVGIRTLVAVATAPVGEGA; via the coding sequence TTGACGATCTACGCAGCCGTGTTCCGGATCGGAGGGCGCACACCCGTCATGTCGGTGCCGCTCGATCCCCGGATGACCGACCAGATGCGTGACGTGCGTCGCGATCTGCACGCCCACCCCGAGCTCTCGGGTGCGGAGTTCCGCACCACGACGCTGGTCGCCGACCGCCTCGCCGCCGCGGGTCTGGCCCCGACGGTGCTGCCGGGCGGGACCGGGCTGGTCTGCGACCTGACCCCCGCGGGTGCCGCTCCGGGTGAACGGCCGGTGACCGCGTTGCGCGCCGACCTCGACGCCCTCCCGCTGCCGGACGTCAAGGACGTGCCGTACCGCTCGACGGTGCCGGACGCCTGCCACGCCTGCGGGCACGACCTGCACACCGCCGTCCTGCTCGGGGCCGGGCTCGTCCTCGCCGAGCTCCGGGACACCGGTGCGCTTCCGCGGCCCGTCCGGCTCGTGTTCCAGCCGGCGGAGGAGGCGATGTGGGGCGCGCGGGCCGCGATCGAGGCCGGGGCGCTCGACGGCGTCGGCCGCGCGGTCGCGCTGCACGCCGACCCCCGGCTCGACGTGGGACGGGTGGGCCTGCGCGCGGGCGCGATCACCGGCGCCGCCGACTTCGTCCTCGTCCGCCTGACCGGCCCCGGCGGGCACACCGCGCGGCCACACCTGACCGCCGACCTCGTCCACGCCCTCGGGGTGGTCGCGACCCAGACGCCGGCGTTGCTCGCGCGGCGCTTCGACCCGCGGGCCGGGCTGCGGCTGGTCTGGGGCCGCGTGGCCGCGGGATCGGCGGCGAACGCGATCCCGTCCGGAGGCGAGCTCGCCGGCACCGTGCGGTGCCTGGACACCGCGACCTGGGACGCGGCCCCCGACCTGCTCACCGGCATCGTCGTGGCCCTCGCCGAGCAGCACGGGGTGACGGCCGAGGTCGAGGTCACCCGCGGGGTGCCGCCGTGCGTCAACGACGCCGACGTCGTCGACGACCTGCGGGTCGCCCTGACCACGGAGTTCGGCGTGGACGCGGTCGTGGCGACCGAGCAGAGCCTCGGCGGCGAGGACTTCGCCTGGTTCACCCGGTCGGTGCCCGGCGCGCTCGTCCGCCTCGGGACGCGGGGCCCCGGGGCGCCGGCGACCGATCTGCACACCTCGACCTTCGACGTCGACGAGGGCGCCCTCGAGGTCGGGATCCGGACGCTGGTCGCGGTGGCGACCGCACCGGTGGGGGAGGGCGCGTGA
- a CDS encoding D-alanyl-D-alanine carboxypeptidase: protein MRTVRRRRLGLSAAVVGLVLPALLASTAVAVDPVPSAGTIGAAESTPTPTPQPPASNNIGGPRMTERGIVAAPGAPAVPATTAAAWVVADADTGEVLAAKNPHGRYRPASTLKTLLALTMAPRLDPNSTVKADRTDANQEGTRVGLVATQEYKVDDLWYGLLLRSGNDAANALARAGGGTVERGVAMMQAEARRLQAMDTTVVNPSGLDADGQFSSAYDLALWGRAALQRRDLRHYVSSVRHVFPGNRTASATPKTKKDFWVYTENRLLLQGFKGAIGVKTGYTTLAQNTIIAAAERDGKTIVASLMYTPYGQITKEAGALLNYGFNVAGKIQPVGQLVDPISTSVVSPEDDGFTSVGSNQGPAVVGSGDKGDKAGNAGSAGTSINSSPVSREDSLRWSAVAGSALVAVLLMLGAARFFSNRRRYRRYGAYRY from the coding sequence GTGAGAACCGTCCGTCGTCGCCGCCTCGGCCTGAGCGCGGCCGTGGTCGGTCTGGTCCTGCCCGCGCTGCTCGCCTCGACCGCCGTCGCCGTCGACCCGGTCCCGAGCGCCGGCACCATCGGCGCCGCCGAGAGCACCCCGACGCCGACTCCGCAGCCACCGGCGAGCAACAACATCGGCGGCCCGCGGATGACCGAGCGCGGCATCGTCGCGGCTCCCGGCGCCCCGGCCGTCCCCGCGACCACCGCCGCGGCCTGGGTCGTCGCCGACGCCGACACCGGTGAGGTGCTCGCCGCCAAGAACCCGCACGGCCGTTACCGCCCCGCCAGCACGCTCAAGACGCTGCTCGCGCTGACGATGGCCCCGCGTCTGGACCCGAACTCCACGGTCAAGGCCGACCGCACCGACGCGAACCAGGAAGGCACGCGTGTCGGCCTGGTCGCCACGCAGGAGTACAAGGTCGACGACCTCTGGTACGGCCTGCTGCTGCGCTCCGGGAACGACGCCGCGAACGCGCTGGCCCGCGCCGGCGGCGGCACCGTCGAGCGCGGCGTCGCGATGATGCAGGCCGAGGCGCGCCGCCTGCAGGCGATGGACACCACCGTCGTGAACCCGAGCGGCCTCGACGCCGACGGGCAGTTCTCCTCCGCCTACGACCTCGCCCTGTGGGGCCGCGCAGCCCTGCAGCGCCGCGACCTGCGCCACTACGTCTCGTCGGTGCGCCACGTCTTCCCGGGCAACCGGACCGCGAGCGCGACCCCGAAGACGAAGAAGGACTTCTGGGTCTACACCGAGAACCGCCTGCTCCTGCAGGGCTTCAAGGGCGCCATCGGCGTCAAGACCGGCTACACCACGCTCGCGCAGAACACGATCATCGCGGCCGCCGAGCGCGACGGGAAGACGATCGTCGCCTCGCTGATGTACACGCCGTACGGCCAGATCACCAAGGAAGCCGGCGCGCTGCTCAACTACGGCTTCAACGTCGCCGGGAAGATCCAGCCGGTCGGTCAGCTGGTCGACCCGATCTCGACGTCGGTCGTCTCCCCCGAGGACGACGGCTTCACCTCGGTCGGCTCCAACCAGGGCCCCGCGGTCGTCGGCAGCGGCGACAAGGGCGACAAGGCGGGCAACGCCGGCTCCGCCGGCACGAGCATCAACAGCTCCCCGGTCTCCCGCGAGGACTCGCTGCGGTGGTCCGCCGTGGCCGGCTCCGCGCTCGTCGCGGTCCTGCTGATGCTCGGCGCGGCCCGGTTCTTCTCGAACCGGCGCCGGTACCGCCGCTACGGGGCGTACCGCTACTGA
- a CDS encoding 2'-5' RNA ligase family protein gives MSANSSSVVRTIGVAIAIPEPHGSELQDWREHFGDPLARSIPTHVTLLPPTPITEGDLPGVESHLRSIAAGFSPFDILLRGTGTFRPASPVVFVTLAEGISDCELLEQQVRSGPLGHRELEFVYHPHVTVAHHISDDALSHAFDKLAQYEARFTVWGFSLFEHGADGVWRPFLDFAFGD, from the coding sequence ATGAGTGCGAACTCCTCGTCGGTCGTCCGCACCATCGGCGTCGCGATCGCGATCCCCGAGCCGCACGGCTCCGAGCTGCAGGACTGGCGCGAGCACTTCGGTGACCCGCTGGCCCGCTCGATCCCGACGCACGTGACGCTGCTGCCGCCGACGCCGATCACCGAGGGGGACCTGCCCGGGGTCGAGTCGCACCTGCGGTCGATCGCGGCCGGCTTCTCCCCGTTCGACATCCTGCTCCGCGGTACCGGGACCTTCCGGCCGGCGTCCCCGGTGGTCTTCGTGACGCTCGCCGAGGGGATCTCGGACTGCGAGCTCCTCGAGCAGCAGGTCCGCAGCGGCCCGCTCGGGCACCGCGAGCTCGAGTTCGTCTACCACCCGCACGTGACGGTCGCCCATCACATCTCCGACGATGCGCTGTCCCACGCGTTCGACAAGCTCGCCCAGTACGAGGCCCGCTTCACCGTGTGGGGCTTCAGCCTCTTCGAGCACGGCGCCGACGGGGTCTGGCGGCCGTTCCTCGACTTCGCGTTCGGGGACTGA